In Pseudomonadota bacterium, the DNA window CACAAATTTGGATGAATAAGGAATGGCTTTGTAGTTGAAGACGATTCGAACGCGATGCGCCGCAACGCTGCGGCAATAGGTGAACAGTTCCATGGCGCGGGGCCTCCTGCTGCTCGGTCCCTGCACCGGATTTAATCGGTAAGTTCGGTTACAGGACCATCCGGACGGGGATCCACCCAATCCCTGAGTAGTTGCAAGACACGCCAATGCTGCCCACTGGTTTGAGGGGAGCGCAGGCGTGCCCGACCGATGTCCATGGCAAACGGGTGTCATCAGCCATGGACGTCCGGAAAAGATGGCATACGGATTCCATCCCCGCAAGCCGAGAGTTCCCTTTGCCCTGGTGACGGACTAAATAGAGCAATCGTTATTGGGTACCACTGGCAATCGTCAGCCCGTCGACCAGTAATGATCCGCAACGGATATTCCCGCGCAAATCAACGTCATTACCCACGGCCAGGATTTGCCGAAACATATCCCGTAGGTTACCGGCGACCGTGATCTCTTCGACCGGGTGGACCACTTCGCCGTTCTCCACCCAATACCCCGCCGCGCCGCGGGAATAGTCGCCAGTGACCATGTTGATGCCCTGTCCCATCAACTCGGTCACCCACAAACCCGTACCCATCGATTGCAACAGCGAGGTCTGATCCTGGGTGCCGGGTTCAACCACCAAATTATGGACACCGCCGGCGTTGCCGGTCGTTTCCATATTCAGCCGCCGGGCACTATAGCTATCGAGCACGTAACCTTGTAACACACCATCGGAGATCAGATCGCGCGGCGCGGTCGCCACGCCTTCACCGTCGAAGGCCGCGCTGCCGAGGGCGCCGTGCAAATGAGGTTGCTCGTCAATTCGAAATCCCGCAGGAAACACGGGCTGCCCCTTTTGATCCAGGAGGAAACTGGCCCGCCGATACAGACTGCCACCACTCACGGCCGACACGAAGTGCCCGATCAACCCACGCGCGACCTCCGGAGCATACAACACCCGAAACTGCCCGGTACGGATGGGCCGGCAGCCCAACCGACGCACCGCCCGCGAACCGGCCAATTGGCCCACCGCTTCGGGTGTATCCAAGGCATCGGCATGACGGGCCACTGAATACCAATGGTCTCGCTGCATCCCCTGCCCGTCGGAGGCAATCACACTGCAACCGATGCTATGGCGGGTACCCTGCTTGACGCCCACAAACCCATGGCTATTGCCATACACCGAAAGACCGGCGCCGGCATGCACACTGGCCCCCTCGGAATTGGTTATCCGGGAATCCACCTCCAGTGCCGCGCGTTCACTGTCTCTCGCCAACTCCACGGCCTGTTCGGCCGACAAATCCCAGGGGTGATAGAGATCCAGCTCAGGCGGATCGACGGCCATTCGGTCGGCATCAGCCAGCCCGGCGGCCGGGTCCGGTTCCGTGTGGCGGGCGATGGAACACGCGGCTTCCACGCTTTCTTGAATCGACGCCGGAGCAAAATCCGACGTGCTTGCGTTACCTTTGCGTTGACCGAAGTAGACGGTGATACCCAAACCCCGGTCACGATGATGTTCCAGCGTTTCCACCTCGCCCATGCGCACCGTCACGCTCAACCCGGTACTCAACCCGGCACTCACCTCCGCGGCAGTAGCCCCTTTTGCCTTGGCTTGCGCCAAAACGTGTTCAACAAGATCCGTGAGTTGTTCACGGCGCGAAAGCAGACTGTCAGCGCCATCACTCATTGGCGGCACGCTCCTTGGTTGATTCCGGGGATCGAACGAACGATTCTAGCGACCACAGGCTCAGCTGGCGACAGACGGCGGATTACCGGTTTCGCGGCACCGTCCCGCATCAACTCAAGAAACACCTCTCCGGGCCGTCATTCGACTCGTCGGGCTCTTGGACGAAAACAATGCAAATCAGACCGAATTTGGGACTCATTCTGACCGGTGGCGGTGCCCGGGCCGCATATCAGGCCGGGGTGCTTCGCGCGCTTGCGGAACTCATGCCGAATCCGACACGAAACCCATTTCCGATCATCACCGGAACCTCCGCCGGCGCTATCAATGCCGCAGCACTGGCCGGAGACGCGGCCAACTTTGGGCAGGGCGTCCAACACTTGCTCGGCACGTGGAAACACATGCACGTGAACAAGGTCTTTCGAACTGACGCCGGCACCATCTATAAATCCGGCGCGCACTGGGTCGCCGCCCTGGCATCCGGTGGGCTCGGCAAACGTAACCCCAGATGCTTGCTCGACAATACTCCGCTTCGCGGCTTGCTGGAGAGCCACCTGAGACTATCCCGAATCAGTCTCAACATTCTGCAGGGCCATCTGCGCGCGGTGGGCATCACCGCTTCGGGTTATAGCACCGGGAGGACCATCTGCTTTTACGAGGGAGAAGAACACATCCGGCCCTGGCAGCGGATACGCCGACGGGGTGTGCCGGCTCGAATCAACCTGGACCACGTCATGGCATCACTGGCGATTCCGCTGCTGTTTCCGGCCGTCCGAATCGGCGGAGAATATATGGGTGACGGCGCCATGCGCCAAAGCACACCACTTAGCCACGCCATTCACCTCGGGGCAGAACGCTTGCTGGTTGTCGGAACCCGAAACGACGTCACCCGCGGCGAACCGTTGCCCAGCGACCGACCTGAGTATCCCAGCCTCGGCGACATCGGTGGCTATGTTCTCGATACGCTGTTCATGGATAGCGTACAAAGCGACGCCGAACGCTTAGGTCGCGTCAATGACCTCGTTCGCGCGCTTCCCCGAGACCAACCACCCACGGAAGACGGACGCCCCTTACGCAAAGTCGAACTGAAAATTCTCGTGCCGAGCGAAGACTTGCGACCCGTCGCCCAGCACTATCGCAAGGCCTTCCCCCGCCCCGTTCGACACCTGCTTCGTGGCATCGGCGCGATGGATGAGGACAGCCCCATTCCCAGCTACTTGTTGTTTGACCAAGTGTTTTGTAGTGCCTTGATCGATCTCGGCTATCGAGACGCCATGGATCAAAGCGAGTCACTGAAGAAGTTCTTGTTTTTCTGAGCTACGCCGCGCTTTCGATCTTGCCTTCCGGAGGCAAATCACCTAGCCTCACCCATCTGTGAGCAGATATTCCGCCACCGTCCGCCCCGGTACTCCTGCGTGAGGAGAACCACTCCCGGGGCGAGTAAACAGACAGGGAATACGGCTCGAATGACGGTGATTTCATTGACGCATTCAAGCCGGCAGGGTCAGCGACAAACGCAGGCCCGAAGTAGTTTTATTAACTGAAATAGAGTAGGGAAACTATGGCGTACGATCCGAGCTATGTACGCGGCAAGGCGTGTATCGTCGGTGCCGCGGACGAAGTCTCGCCCACGGGCGAGCTGAAAATGACCGAGCGTGAGCTCGAAGTGAAAATGGTGCATGCCGCGCTGGAAGATGCCGGCTTATCGCTGTCCGATGTGGACGGTCTTTTCTGCACCGGATTAATGATGCCCAGCATGGAACTGGCGGAACACTTGGGCATTCGTCCGAAGTATACCGACAGCACCATGACCGGTGGTTCCAGCTTCGAGGTCCACATCGAACACGCTGCCGCTGCCGTGGCGCTGGGTCTTTGTGAAGTGGCCGTTTCCGTCTATGCCCAAACGCCGCGTGCGAAAGGTGGTCTGGGCGGCGGCATGCAGGCCATGATGAGCGCCTTCGACCGCAAGAACCCCCCGCCGTTTCTGGAGTGGGAAATGCCATCGGGCCTGATGCTGCCCGCCGGCGCCTATGCCTTGGCGGCCAGCCGTCATCAACACCTTTACGGCACCACCTCCGAGCAATTGGCACAGATCGCTGTCTCGACCCGCCAGTGGGCTGAAAAAAATCCTCGGGCACGCTATCAGGACCCCATGACCGTCGAGGACGTCCTGAACTCACCCATGGTCTGTGATCCCCTTCACCGGTATGACTGCTGCTTGGTCACGGACGGCGCAGGCGCCGTGGTCATCACATCCGCCGAACGCGCCAAAGACCTGAAGAAGAAGCCGGTCTACGTGCTGGGCACCGGAACTCATCATGACCACGCCATGATGATTTCCGAAATGCCGGAGCTGACCGTCACGCCGGGCGCGGTATCCGCCCCCAAAGCCTTCAACATGGCCGGGGTGACGCCCAACGACATCGACTTGGTGATGACTTACGACTCGTTCACCATCACCGTTCTCATGTCTCTGGAAGACATGGGTTTTTGTCAAAAGGGTGAAGGTGGCGCGTTCGTTGAAGACGGCAAACTTGGCCCAGGCGGCGCCCTGCCCACCAATACCAGCGGCGGTGGTCTTTCTTATACCCATCCCGGCATGTACGGCATGTTCCTGCTGGTCGAAGCCACCCGCCAATTACGCGGCGAATGTGGCCCCCGGCAAGTGGATAACGCCAAGCTGGCGGTCGCGCATGGAGTGGGCGGCGTCTTGTCGGCCTGCTCGACTGTAGTTCTGGGTACGGAGGAAGCACTATGAGCCGTATGATGATGGGGACATCTCCCCACGCCGAGCCATTCTGGAAGGCAACCGAAGAAAAGAAGCTGGTTATCCAGTACAGCCCGGAAACCAAGCGTTACGTTCACTACCCGCGCGAACCCATCGTTGTCTCGCCCAAGACCGGTGAAGTGGAATGGCGGGAAGCCAGCGGTAAGGGTGAGGTTTACGCATTCAGCGTAATGCGCAAACCGGGCAACCCGGCGATGGCGGCCAAAGTACCCTATGTGGTAGCGCTCATCACGCTGGAAGAAGGCGTGCGTTTCATGAGTAACATCGTCAATTGCGCACCGGAAGATGTCAAAGTGGGCATGCCGGTGAAAGTCACTTGGGAAGAGCTTCCCAAGGGCCG includes these proteins:
- a CDS encoding patatin-like phospholipase family protein, which produces MQIRPNLGLILTGGGARAAYQAGVLRALAELMPNPTRNPFPIITGTSAGAINAAALAGDAANFGQGVQHLLGTWKHMHVNKVFRTDAGTIYKSGAHWVAALASGGLGKRNPRCLLDNTPLRGLLESHLRLSRISLNILQGHLRAVGITASGYSTGRTICFYEGEEHIRPWQRIRRRGVPARINLDHVMASLAIPLLFPAVRIGGEYMGDGAMRQSTPLSHAIHLGAERLLVVGTRNDVTRGEPLPSDRPEYPSLGDIGGYVLDTLFMDSVQSDAERLGRVNDLVRALPRDQPPTEDGRPLRKVELKILVPSEDLRPVAQHYRKAFPRPVRHLLRGIGAMDEDSPIPSYLLFDQVFCSALIDLGYRDAMDQSESLKKFLFF
- the pmbA gene encoding metalloprotease PmbA, with protein sequence MSDGADSLLSRREQLTDLVEHVLAQAKAKGATAAEVSAGLSTGLSVTVRMGEVETLEHHRDRGLGITVYFGQRKGNASTSDFAPASIQESVEAACSIARHTEPDPAAGLADADRMAVDPPELDLYHPWDLSAEQAVELARDSERAALEVDSRITNSEGASVHAGAGLSVYGNSHGFVGVKQGTRHSIGCSVIASDGQGMQRDHWYSVARHADALDTPEAVGQLAGSRAVRRLGCRPIRTGQFRVLYAPEVARGLIGHFVSAVSGGSLYRRASFLLDQKGQPVFPAGFRIDEQPHLHGALGSAAFDGEGVATAPRDLISDGVLQGYVLDSYSARRLNMETTGNAGGVHNLVVEPGTQDQTSLLQSMGTGLWVTELMGQGINMVTGDYSRGAAGYWVENGEVVHPVEEITVAGNLRDMFRQILAVGNDVDLRGNIRCGSLLVDGLTIASGTQ
- a CDS encoding OB-fold domain-containing protein; this encodes MSRMMMGTSPHAEPFWKATEEKKLVIQYSPETKRYVHYPREPIVVSPKTGEVEWREASGKGEVYAFSVMRKPGNPAMAAKVPYVVALITLEEGVRFMSNIVNCAPEDVKVGMPVKVTWEELPKGRHFPVFEPA
- a CDS encoding acetyl-CoA acetyltransferase; the protein is MAYDPSYVRGKACIVGAADEVSPTGELKMTERELEVKMVHAALEDAGLSLSDVDGLFCTGLMMPSMELAEHLGIRPKYTDSTMTGGSSFEVHIEHAAAAVALGLCEVAVSVYAQTPRAKGGLGGGMQAMMSAFDRKNPPPFLEWEMPSGLMLPAGAYALAASRHQHLYGTTSEQLAQIAVSTRQWAEKNPRARYQDPMTVEDVLNSPMVCDPLHRYDCCLVTDGAGAVVITSAERAKDLKKKPVYVLGTGTHHDHAMMISEMPELTVTPGAVSAPKAFNMAGVTPNDIDLVMTYDSFTITVLMSLEDMGFCQKGEGGAFVEDGKLGPGGALPTNTSGGGLSYTHPGMYGMFLLVEATRQLRGECGPRQVDNAKLAVAHGVGGVLSACSTVVLGTEEAL